In Rutidosis leptorrhynchoides isolate AG116_Rl617_1_P2 chromosome 2, CSIRO_AGI_Rlap_v1, whole genome shotgun sequence, one genomic interval encodes:
- the LOC139888956 gene encoding uncharacterized protein — MGSTAQQVTMRNGLEKVEVFIWRVQTKRLHVKLELDKRGLDLHSVRCPNCDDDLESLEYALVSFKHVKEIWIRVLKWWDLQITNTFSLVDLIGSSCSSPIRDLELWQALKWIVLYCIWKHRNKVVFQGKPWSAPMIFNEIQSISFLWIANRAKGKDFEWLIWISKPSSYLT; from the coding sequence ATGGGATCGACTGCTCAGCAAGTTACCATGCGAAACGGTCTCGAAAAAGTCGAGGTGTTTATTTGGAGAGTGCAAACTAAGCGGCTACACGTGAAATTAGAATTGGACAAACGTGGTTTGGATTTACATAGCGTAAGATGCCCCAATTGCGATGACGATCTCGAATCTCTTGAGTATGCCCTCGTTTCCTTCAAGCATGTTAAGGAGATTTGGATCCGAGTCCTCAAATGGTGGGATCTTCAAATTACTAATACTTTTTCGCTTGTGGATTTAATTGGTTCTTCTTGTTCAAGCCCGATTCGTGATCTCGAGTTATGGCAAGCTTTGAAATGGATTGTTTTGTATTGTATTTGGAAACACCGCAACAAAGTAGTATTTCAAGGTAAACCTTGGAGTGCCCCGATGATCTTCAACGAAATACAATCAATTTCATTCTTGTGGATTGCTAATCGTGCAAAAGGGAAAGACTTTGAGTGGTTAATATGGATCTCGAAACCATCTTCTTACCTAACATAA